The proteins below come from a single Chryseobacterium capnotolerans genomic window:
- a CDS encoding retron St85 family RNA-directed DNA polymerase, with protein sequence MSQSLTRQQIYDRIKASSKDSYILEEMKRLGFWQETSTPSLPEQLIQKEAVLQQELQELLAKDQKYGNQEAMLREMRKKRMQEAKAKREVTKQKNEQKRQDKADHWKQLQEQQVIYLGENVSKGLHQADSDSEKLFQFSLPVFENILDFSQKSGFSLSVIKYLAFHRRVSKKSHYHIFEIPKKSGGKRKISAPKPQLKSFQQWILENILNKISVGEMVHGFTAQKSIVTNAEPHLGQDIIINIDLQDFFPSISYKRVKGLFAKLGYSEQLSTIFALVCTQAHTEEASLDGVKYFIHKGDRFLPQGSPASPAISNLIVYKLDKRLQGLALKLGFVYTRYADDLTFSTDHANEDHINKLLYFVKQVINDENFTVHPDKLHIMRNKHQQKVTGIVVNEKLNVERQKLRKFRALLHNIEVNGWQNQTWGKAFHLINAIEGYINFVNMVNPSKASAFKDKLHAIIAKHGKPIVETRKAIPEAVETIVISEVKEEIITPKEDKTDWWNIF encoded by the coding sequence ATGTCACAAAGTCTCACCAGACAACAGATTTATGATCGCATAAAAGCATCTTCCAAAGACAGTTATATTTTGGAAGAAATGAAAAGGCTCGGTTTCTGGCAGGAAACATCTACGCCTTCTCTGCCGGAACAGCTGATCCAAAAAGAAGCCGTCTTACAGCAGGAATTACAGGAATTACTGGCGAAAGACCAGAAGTATGGCAATCAGGAAGCAATGCTTCGTGAAATGCGTAAAAAACGGATGCAGGAAGCCAAAGCCAAAAGAGAAGTTACCAAACAAAAAAACGAACAAAAACGGCAGGATAAAGCTGACCATTGGAAGCAGCTGCAAGAGCAGCAAGTTATCTATCTTGGTGAAAATGTTTCAAAGGGACTTCATCAAGCTGATTCTGATTCAGAAAAGCTGTTTCAGTTTTCGCTTCCTGTCTTTGAAAATATATTAGATTTCAGTCAAAAGTCTGGCTTCAGCCTTTCAGTAATAAAATATTTGGCCTTTCACCGGAGGGTTTCAAAAAAATCTCATTACCACATTTTTGAGATTCCTAAAAAATCAGGCGGAAAAAGAAAAATTTCTGCTCCAAAGCCACAGCTGAAAAGTTTCCAGCAGTGGATTCTGGAAAATATTCTGAATAAGATCTCGGTAGGAGAGATGGTGCATGGTTTCACTGCTCAAAAATCAATTGTTACCAACGCAGAACCTCATCTGGGTCAAGATATCATCATCAATATAGATCTTCAGGATTTTTTCCCATCAATCAGTTATAAGAGAGTGAAAGGTTTATTTGCTAAGCTTGGATACTCGGAACAGCTTTCAACTATTTTTGCCTTAGTCTGTACGCAGGCTCATACAGAAGAAGCTTCGCTTGATGGTGTTAAATATTTTATTCATAAAGGAGACCGGTTTTTACCTCAAGGCTCTCCTGCCAGTCCTGCAATAAGCAATCTTATTGTTTATAAGCTGGATAAAAGATTACAAGGCTTAGCGTTGAAGTTGGGGTTTGTGTATACACGCTATGCAGATGATCTTACTTTTTCTACTGATCATGCCAACGAAGATCATATTAATAAGCTTTTATATTTTGTAAAACAGGTTATCAACGACGAAAATTTTACAGTTCATCCTGATAAGCTTCATATCATGAGAAATAAGCATCAGCAGAAAGTGACCGGAATTGTGGTGAATGAAAAACTGAATGTTGAGAGACAAAAGCTGAGGAAATTCAGAGCGCTTTTACACAATATTGAAGTCAATGGATGGCAGAACCAAACCTGGGGAAAAGCATTTCATCTGATCAATGCCATTGAAGGGTATATCAATTTTGTAAACATGGTAAATCCTTCCAAAGCATCAGCCTTCAAAGATAAATTACATGCAATTATTGCCAAGCACGGTAAACCGATTGTAGAGACTCGAAAAGCCATTCCTGAAGCTGTAGAAACAATCGTAATTTCTGAAGTGAAGGAGGAAATAATTACACCAAAAGAAGACAAGACCGATTGGTGGAATATTTTTTAG
- a CDS encoding helix-turn-helix domain-containing protein yields MKFDKHFPTAQLKPYIKYFVVSENELENEYKVFPSSGLVIGFQYKGKLSVVTNNRENRLITAGITGISDGYKIFKNSAHIGTILVYFTEIGFTHFASHPANELFNLSLSLDDIFNKNSVAEVEEKLTMAISDKQRIKIVEQFLLSQLKDIETDKLIVDAVKLIYQTNGTIRIKELNEKLFISQSPFEKRFRKVVGTTAKKFASIVRFNSVLDNLNETKSLTEICYENNFFDQAHFIKDFKQFTGDTPENFKRFL; encoded by the coding sequence ATGAAATTCGACAAACATTTTCCAACAGCTCAACTTAAACCGTACATCAAGTATTTTGTAGTGTCAGAGAATGAATTGGAAAATGAGTACAAAGTGTTTCCGTCTTCGGGATTGGTGATCGGTTTTCAATATAAAGGAAAACTTTCTGTTGTAACAAATAATAGGGAAAACAGACTGATAACGGCAGGAATTACAGGTATTTCTGATGGTTACAAAATATTCAAAAACTCGGCTCACATAGGAACTATTTTGGTGTATTTCACTGAAATCGGTTTTACACATTTTGCATCACATCCTGCCAATGAGCTTTTTAATTTAAGCCTTTCGCTGGACGATATTTTTAATAAAAACAGTGTTGCAGAAGTGGAAGAGAAATTGACTATGGCCATTTCCGACAAACAAAGAATCAAAATAGTTGAGCAATTTTTGCTATCTCAACTTAAAGATATTGAAACCGATAAATTAATTGTGGATGCGGTAAAACTTATCTATCAAACCAATGGAACTATCCGTATAAAAGAGCTGAACGAAAAGTTATTCATCAGCCAAAGTCCGTTTGAAAAGCGTTTTAGAAAAGTGGTGGGGACAACTGCCAAAAAATTTGCTTCTATTGTTCGTTTCAATTCCGTGCTTGACAATCTGAACGAAACAAAATCGCTGACTGAGATTTGCTACGAAAATAATTTCTTCGACCAAGCGCATTTCATCAAAGACTTTAAACAATTTACTGGCGATACTCCCGAAAACTTTAAACGATTCTTGTAA
- a CDS encoding DUF1398 domain-containing protein produces the protein MKKTALKSTVFFIGFSIMVACNSTNRLTIKNKEKMFTVEQLRTAHSKVKSGADFPAYIREIKAMGVTHYETYVSDGHINYYGTDNYVAKVPAKYETITIAENADMEMFKAELKAHQQGKTDFLTFIKMCAETGIEKWEICMYKMTCTYFDKAGNEILLEEIPQ, from the coding sequence ATGAAGAAAACAGCTTTAAAATCAACAGTTTTTTTCATAGGTTTCAGCATTATGGTTGCGTGTAATTCAACAAATCGTTTAACAATTAAAAACAAAGAAAAAATGTTTACAGTAGAACAATTAAGAACAGCTCACAGCAAAGTAAAATCGGGTGCAGATTTTCCTGCCTACATTAGAGAAATTAAAGCAATGGGTGTAACTCATTATGAAACTTATGTTAGTGATGGGCATATTAATTATTATGGCACCGATAATTATGTTGCAAAAGTCCCCGCGAAATATGAAACAATAACCATCGCTGAAAATGCAGATATGGAAATGTTTAAAGCTGAATTGAAGGCTCATCAGCAAGGTAAAACAGATTTTTTAACATTTATAAAAATGTGTGCAGAAACAGGAATTGAAAAGTGGGAAATCTGTATGTATAAAATGACTTGTACATATTTTGACAAAGCAGGAAACGAAATTTTGTTAGAGGAAATTCCGCAATAA
- a CDS encoding DEAD/DEAH box helicase, translated as MKDILQYVLHDDEIRSYVQDRKLAFLKGELGYSIPNNTPDIDRKILKIEYLLLNKVLTDYTESIEDSLYDIAYSLLKSYDIKSEYFIDLFEEFFGLISIDPYSLYYFYIASLGLKGDNTIRVRLDLKEYIAKDYDEFENWQEIVSNKTFEAFILLVRKDNGYADIRHSLELIADLKTSQKEFESEYLRQIHDYPEEIESAELLLGWYHISKTITETADYLTMGYSYKGKLESEIRIHSEVAKKLFSNYPKLQSIVNIMEYNLILLQNNSIWYSTDAIQIKKLKDFCIAKSQSEKAIIDLLPSQRDAINMSLLDIAASVTVVEMPTSAGKTLLAEFNIIVTKALNSDSKIVYVVPTRALVNQVYYDLKSDFEGLNFSIEKTSGAIEVDPSEEALLQERIDILVSTPEKLDLLIRRNHQSVSDVALFVIDEAHMIQNGSRGTRLELLLAILKRERPSSKFMFLSPFLKDSASTIADWMGGNKIKTPIRINWKPAEKLLIGIKQKGNFKKFEQTLLPSAYSLLSDENKLEDVELDFVLTGQPKEKYIEFTAKRYGAANKSILYLCQGSGMVDKRAEFLYNTLPETEVSDSIELVRKFIIDEVGKETILTKVLKKKIALHHAGLSDETKLLIEHLIRKKEIEHIFATSTLAEGVNFPVSAVYFDSYRKGDTKLSTSDFWNIAGRAGRTLVDNYGKLIFPFNSKGNIESAKSLIQESSKGIASMLLELMINADNILEALGAVESQIFKLAYKYSNSLEPLVQYLIHVLNHSGNESVLEISDLFKDSLGYYQLESSDKQKFIDICKMIYLELQEKFNPGTLSFADKTGFSVPSVLEIMKDENRKNPAIAAPESWNPDNLFNFRTDYLKEKIKVIAKLKETGLGTDSHSNTFNEEAVAKVLISWVKGDQLFEVSSHHPTFANNTDEADRINTFVKYINNTRFKASWGLGALEGIVTSNSDDLNDNSYIPSMVYYGVDTEQALLMRMAGIPRRLAKSISKIIPKNETLSLTQIRSKISNLTTDEWQSVVPVGSRLNGEDWKRLSEILVK; from the coding sequence ATGAAAGACATTTTACAATACGTTTTACATGATGATGAAATTCGATCATATGTACAAGATCGAAAACTTGCCTTTTTAAAAGGTGAGCTTGGCTATTCTATACCTAACAACACACCAGATATTGATCGAAAGATACTTAAAATAGAATATTTATTACTGAATAAAGTCTTAACAGATTATACCGAATCAATAGAAGATTCTCTTTATGATATAGCATATTCACTTTTAAAATCATATGATATAAAAAGTGAATATTTTATCGATCTATTTGAAGAGTTTTTTGGTTTGATTAGTATAGACCCATATAGCTTATATTATTTTTATATCGCCTCACTAGGTCTTAAGGGTGATAATACAATAAGGGTTAGACTTGATCTTAAGGAATATATTGCTAAAGATTATGATGAATTTGAAAATTGGCAGGAGATTGTTTCAAATAAAACTTTTGAAGCCTTTATCTTGCTGGTAAGAAAAGATAATGGCTATGCTGATATTAGACATTCATTGGAACTTATAGCAGATTTAAAGACATCACAAAAAGAATTTGAATCAGAATATTTAAGGCAAATACATGACTATCCCGAAGAAATAGAATCCGCAGAACTTCTTTTGGGGTGGTATCATATATCTAAAACAATCACTGAAACTGCCGATTACCTTACTATGGGATATAGTTATAAAGGTAAATTGGAAAGTGAGATTAGAATTCATTCCGAGGTAGCCAAAAAGTTATTTAGTAATTATCCTAAGCTCCAAAGTATAGTCAATATAATGGAGTACAATTTAATTTTACTCCAGAATAACTCAATTTGGTACTCCACGGATGCTATTCAAATCAAAAAACTTAAAGATTTTTGTATTGCTAAAAGCCAGTCAGAAAAGGCAATAATAGATCTATTGCCATCACAAAGGGATGCAATCAATATGAGTCTGTTAGATATTGCAGCCAGCGTAACTGTTGTTGAAATGCCAACCAGTGCAGGAAAAACACTTTTAGCAGAGTTTAATATAATTGTAACAAAGGCTTTAAATAGTGATTCTAAAATTGTATATGTTGTTCCCACAAGAGCGCTAGTGAATCAGGTTTATTATGATCTAAAATCTGATTTTGAAGGTCTGAATTTCTCAATTGAAAAGACATCTGGGGCTATAGAGGTAGATCCTTCTGAAGAAGCATTACTGCAGGAGCGAATCGACATTCTGGTATCTACACCAGAAAAACTTGACCTTTTAATCAGAAGAAATCATCAATCTGTCAGTGATGTAGCACTATTTGTTATTGATGAAGCTCATATGATACAGAATGGTAGCAGAGGCACACGCCTTGAATTACTTTTAGCTATTTTAAAACGTGAAAGACCCAGTTCAAAGTTTATGTTTCTTTCACCTTTTCTAAAAGACTCTGCTTCAACAATTGCGGACTGGATGGGTGGAAATAAGATTAAAACCCCAATTAGGATAAATTGGAAACCAGCTGAAAAGCTTTTAATAGGAATTAAACAAAAAGGTAATTTCAAGAAATTCGAACAAACACTTTTACCTTCCGCCTACTCTCTTCTGTCAGACGAGAATAAATTAGAAGATGTAGAATTGGATTTTGTACTTACGGGTCAACCTAAAGAAAAATACATAGAATTTACTGCAAAAAGATACGGCGCAGCAAACAAGTCTATATTATACCTGTGCCAAGGTTCTGGCATGGTAGATAAAAGAGCAGAGTTCCTTTATAATACATTACCAGAAACCGAGGTTTCGGATTCAATCGAATTAGTAAGAAAATTTATTATCGACGAGGTTGGAAAGGAGACCATTTTAACAAAAGTTTTAAAGAAAAAAATTGCCCTTCATCATGCAGGCTTATCTGATGAAACTAAACTATTAATCGAGCATTTAATACGCAAAAAAGAAATTGAACACATTTTTGCAACAAGCACACTTGCTGAAGGTGTTAACTTTCCAGTTTCTGCAGTTTATTTTGATTCATATCGCAAAGGCGATACAAAACTTTCCACAAGCGATTTCTGGAATATTGCTGGTCGAGCTGGTAGGACATTAGTTGATAATTATGGTAAGTTAATATTTCCGTTTAACTCAAAAGGCAATATTGAAAGTGCAAAATCTTTAATTCAGGAAAGTTCTAAGGGTATTGCCAGTATGCTTTTAGAATTAATGATAAATGCCGATAATATTCTTGAAGCACTCGGAGCAGTCGAGAGTCAAATTTTCAAGCTTGCATACAAATACTCAAACTCACTGGAGCCATTGGTTCAATACTTAATCCATGTTCTAAATCACTCCGGAAATGAAAGTGTTTTGGAAATTAGTGACCTATTTAAAGATAGTCTCGGATATTATCAACTTGAAAGTTCTGACAAGCAAAAATTCATTGATATTTGTAAAATGATTTATCTTGAGTTACAGGAAAAATTTAATCCTGGAACTTTGAGCTTTGCTGACAAAACAGGGTTTTCAGTTCCTTCGGTATTAGAAATAATGAAAGATGAAAATCGTAAAAACCCGGCAATTGCAGCTCCAGAAAGCTGGAATCCAGACAATCTTTTTAATTTCAGAACCGATTATCTTAAAGAAAAAATCAAAGTTATTGCAAAATTAAAAGAAACTGGCTTAGGCACCGACTCACATAGCAACACATTTAATGAAGAGGCAGTAGCCAAAGTACTTATTAGCTGGGTAAAAGGTGATCAGTTATTTGAAGTTTCGTCTCACCACCCTACTTTTGCAAACAATACAGATGAGGCTGATAGAATAAATACCTTTGTAAAATATATTAATAATACAAGATTTAAAGCTTCTTGGGGGTTAGGCGCACTTGAAGGAATTGTAACAAGCAACAGTGATGATCTTAATGATAATTCATATATCCCCTCAATGGTCTATTACGGGGTAGATACTGAACAGGCATTATTAATGCGTATGGCAGGAATCCCACGAAGACTTGCAAAGTCTATATCTAAAATTATTCCTAAAAACGAGACATTAAGCCTAACACAAATTCGCTCCAAAATAAGCAATTTAACAACGGATGAATGGCAGTCGGTTGTGCCGGTTGGTTCTCGTCTCAATGGTGAAGATTGGAAAAGACTGTCTGAAATTTTAGTCAAGTAA
- a CDS encoding ATP-binding protein: MKINPNSSIRSGYKYEDLFTLKLIVDWLLDPEKYENIRVQYKPDDVQIRHFAIDDIVATRKDGTVEYYQIKHKQNPDTDLWTFDELIDKGLNKWINSFHAINQERKYCSLITNGNPDKNVQDCIVHRNIDLGKVKEYQHEFFAVVQSYFSNPSDALSFFENFEFQFGHPNKRCLEDTLRNILYKQLKVTKGGVNNLLLFIGDEGSEKFPTIFTLDIIRNLLEWDNPRPLNQNFNVPTDFEFFDRGIHQILLRDISTVEGGIKVIVGKPGSGKSTYLSKLYSSLEKKGAIVFRHHYHLNPKDVSYADRLNSERVIEGLKAEFKKQDNDIIKSLGEQNTAGTQLKEFIDQVASYCREVGRSFILIIDGLDHVIREGNSQNELIDFLNEVLFPQQGYWLILGTQEIATHCFPNSIRQLAPKDEWIEIKGLKRDSVKKIACKSFPQDYKLLSYDFDSIVSKLIQVTGGNPLHLRYVLTSIENNGRGISRYDLDTIPHYNNEIEEYYQALWQQLTILAKTMAFALTVLDFKLQEEQVFFSSSRPVSISSRNFGESQSNTSFV, translated from the coding sequence ATGAAAATTAATCCAAATAGTTCGATAAGAAGTGGTTATAAATACGAAGATCTTTTTACGTTAAAGCTAATTGTAGATTGGCTGCTTGATCCTGAAAAGTATGAAAATATTCGTGTGCAGTATAAACCTGATGATGTTCAAATCAGGCATTTTGCAATCGATGATATTGTAGCGACAAGGAAGGATGGAACGGTTGAATATTACCAGATTAAACATAAACAAAATCCAGATACAGATCTTTGGACTTTCGACGAACTCATTGATAAAGGATTGAACAAATGGATCAATTCGTTTCATGCAATTAATCAAGAAAGAAAGTATTGTTCCCTCATCACCAATGGGAATCCGGACAAAAATGTTCAAGACTGCATAGTTCATAGAAATATTGATCTTGGAAAAGTCAAAGAATATCAGCATGAATTCTTTGCTGTTGTACAATCATATTTTTCTAATCCTTCAGATGCATTATCTTTCTTTGAAAATTTTGAATTTCAGTTCGGCCATCCTAATAAAAGATGTTTAGAAGATACACTTAGAAATATTCTTTATAAGCAGTTAAAAGTTACGAAAGGTGGCGTAAACAACCTATTGCTCTTTATTGGAGATGAAGGTTCTGAAAAATTCCCTACCATTTTTACTCTGGACATTATACGTAATCTTTTGGAATGGGATAACCCCAGACCTCTTAATCAGAATTTCAATGTTCCCACTGATTTTGAGTTTTTTGACAGAGGTATTCACCAAATTCTTCTGCGGGATATCAGTACTGTTGAAGGGGGAATAAAAGTGATTGTAGGAAAACCGGGAAGTGGAAAAAGTACTTATCTGTCAAAATTGTATTCGTCGTTGGAAAAGAAAGGTGCTATAGTTTTCAGACATCATTATCATCTTAATCCTAAGGATGTTTCTTATGCTGATAGACTCAATAGTGAAAGGGTCATTGAAGGGTTGAAAGCAGAATTCAAAAAACAGGATAATGATATTATAAAGTCGTTAGGGGAACAAAATACTGCAGGGACTCAGCTTAAAGAATTTATTGATCAGGTAGCTTCCTATTGCCGTGAAGTCGGGAGGTCATTTATTTTAATTATTGATGGTTTGGATCACGTTATCCGAGAAGGAAATAGCCAAAATGAACTGATTGACTTTTTAAATGAAGTTTTGTTCCCTCAGCAAGGATACTGGTTGATTCTTGGAACGCAGGAAATTGCGACGCATTGTTTCCCAAATTCGATTCGCCAGCTTGCTCCGAAAGATGAGTGGATTGAAATCAAAGGCCTTAAGCGAGATAGTGTTAAAAAGATTGCGTGCAAAAGTTTCCCTCAAGATTATAAACTTTTAAGTTACGATTTTGATTCAATTGTTTCAAAGCTCATACAGGTAACTGGAGGAAATCCTCTTCATTTAAGATATGTTTTGACTTCCATAGAAAATAATGGAAGAGGAATTTCAAGATATGATCTTGATACTATTCCTCATTACAATAATGAAATAGAAGAGTATTATCAGGCGCTCTGGCAACAGCTTACTATTTTAGCAAAAACGATGGCTTTTGCACTAACTGTTTTAGACTTTAAATTGCAGGAGGAGCAAGTTTTTTTCTCTAGCAGCAGACCTGTGTCAATATCCTCAAGAAATTTCGGAGAATCTCAATCAAATACGTCATTTGTTTAG